DNA sequence from the Brachybacterium sp. P6-10-X1 genome:
TCCTGCCACCGCTGCAGGCCGCCGCCGACCAGCAGGGCACGACCGTCGCGGGTCGGATCGAGGTCGAGCACCGCGGTGGCGACGTCCGCGAGCAGAGCCCGGTCGTGGGTGACCAGGGCGAGCGCGCCGGGGTGCTCCCGCAGGGCGCGGGTGAGGTGGTCGAGTCCGCGGGCGTCGAGGTGGTTGGTCGGCTCGTCCAGCAGCAGCAGGTCGTCGCGGGCGGCGAGGACCCCGGCCAGGCGCACCCGGTAGCGCTGACCCACCGAGAGCGTCGCGAGGGCGCGGGTGCGGTCGGTGACCGCCTCGACCTCGTCCAGGGCGACCTCGAGCCGGCGCGGGGCGTCCCAGGCGTCCATGGCGGTGACCAGGGCCAGTGCCGCGTCGTAACGTGCACTCGCGGCGGGGCCGACGTCGTCCGCCAGCGCCGCTGACGCCTCGTCGAGCTCGGCCAGCGCGTGCAGGGGCCGGGCGAGCAGCTCATCGAGCAGGTCCCCGACGGTGCGTTCCGCGGTGGTCACCGGCAGGTCCTGCTGGACCACGCCGAGGCTGCCGTGGCGCTCGAGGGTGCCGGCGTCGGGCTCGAGGGCCCCGGCCAGCACCTCGAGCAGGGTGGTCTTGCCGCGTCCGTTCTCGCCGACCACGGCGAGGCGGTCGCCCGGGGCGAGCGTGAGGTCGAGCCCGTCGTGCAGCACCCGTCCGCCGCGGGCCAGGCGCAGGTCCCGGGCGCGAAGATGCGCGGTGCCGGTGGACGGGAGAGAGGAGGTGTGTGAGGTCATGTCGTGCCTTCCGGTGGTGGGTCACCGGGCATGGCGAAACGGCCGCCCGGTCATGGTCCGGACGACGGCGTGGGGGTGTGCTCGTGCGCCGCCGTCAGCGGCGGACGCGGGGGCGCGCCACGTGGGCGGCGCTCGACATGACGATGTTCATGCCCTCCACGGTAGGCCGCCGCGCGGGAGCTGTCACGGCAATTCCCGTCGATGGTGAGCGCGCACCCGCTCCTAGGATGGCTCGATGGCCCCTCCCCCGACTTCTCTGCAACAGCTGCGCGCCCTGGTCTCAGCCCACGACGTGCGCGCGGTGGTCTCCGACCTCGACGGGGTGCTGCGGGTCTTCGATCCCTCCCTGTGGGACCGGCTCGACCACCGCGCCGGCGTCGCACCGGGCACGGCCTTCGCGGCCATCCTCGGTCACCCCTTCCTCGAGGAGGTCACCCGCGGTCGCGGCACCCACGCGCAGTGGCGGGAGCGCTGCGTCGACGAGCTCGTGGCGCAGGGGGCCGCTCCCGCGGCCGCGCGGGAGACCGTGCGGCTCTGGGCGGGCACCCCGGCGCGGCTCGACCGGGAGGTGCTCGCACACCTGCTGCGCTTCCGCGAGGACGGGCTGGGGGTGTTCGTCCTGACCAACGGCACCGATCGCGTCCCCGAGGAGCTGGACGAGCTGGGGCTGACCGGCTTCCTCGGCCCGCGCCGACGATTCCTGCTGAACACGGCGGACCTCGGCGCCGCCAAGCCCGAGCGCGAGGCATTCGCCCGCGCCCACGCCCGCCTCACGCAGGAGCTGACCAGCGTCCTCCGTCCTGACCAGGTCGCCTTCCTCGACGATTCGGCCGGGCACGTGCGCGGGGCGGAGGAGTTCGGCTGGCGCGCCGTGCGCCATGATCGCGGCTGAGACCGGGCCCGCCCTCCTCTAGACTCGACTGCTATGAGCACAGTCCTGTCCGCGGTCGCCTGGCCGTACGCCAACGGTCCCCGCCATATCGGTCATGTCGCCGGCTTCGGCGTCCCCTCCGACGTCTTCTCCCGCTACATGCGCATGGCCGGCCACGACGTGCTCATGGTCTCCGGCACCGACGAGCACGGCACACCGATCCTGGTGGAGGCCGATAGAGAGGGCATCACGGCCCGCGAGCTCGCCGACCGCAACAACCGTCTGATCGTCGAGGACCTCGTGGCGCTGGGCCTCAGCTACGACCTGTTCACGCGGACCACCACCCGCAACCATCACCAGGTGGTCCAGGACATGTTCGTCGCGGTGCGCGAGAACGGCTACATGGTCGAGAAGAGCACCTCCGGGGCGATCTCCCCGTCGACCGGCCGCACCCTGCCGGACCGCTACATCGAGGGCACCTGCCCGATCTGCGGTGCCGGCGGTGCCCGCGGCGACCAGTGCGACACCTGCGGCAATCAGCTGGACCCCACGGATCTGATCGACCCCGTCTCGCGCATCAACGGCGAGACCCCGGAGTTCATCGAGACCTCGCACTGGTTCCTGGACCTGCCCGCCCTGGCCGGGGAGCTCGGGCGCTGGCTCGACGAACGGGAGGCCACGGGTCTGTGGCGCCCGAACGTGATCCGCTTCAGCCAGAACATCCTCGACGACATCAAGCCCCGCGCGATGACCCGGGACATCGACTGGGGCATCCCGGTGCCGGGCTGGGAGGATCAGCCCAACAAGCGTCTGTACGTGTGGTTCGACGCCGTGATCGGCTACCTCTCCGCGTCCATCGAGTGGGCCCGGCGCTCCGGCGATCCCGAGGCGTGGCGGAGGTGGTGGAACGATCCCGACACCCTCGCCTACTACTTCATGGGCAAGGACAACATCGTCTTCCACTCCCAGATCTGGCCGGCGGAGATGATCGCCCAGAACGGCGCGGGCGACAAGGGCGGCGAGCCCGGGAAGTTCGGCGAGCTGACACTGCCCACCGAGGTCGTCTCGAGCGAGTTCCTCACGATGGAGGGCAAGAAGTTCTCCTCCTCCAAGGGCATCGTCATCTACGTGCGCGACGTCCTCGAGCGCTACCAGCCCGATGCTCTGCGGTACTTCATCTCCGCCGCCGGCCCGGAGAACCAGGATGCGGACTTCACCTGGTCCGACTTCGTCTCTCGCACCAACAACGAGCTGGTCGCGGGCTGGGGGAACCTGATCAACCGCACCGCGGCCATGATCGCCAAGAACGTCGGCGAGATCCCTCCCGCCGGCGACCTCGAGGAGATCGACGAGCAGCTGCTCGGCGCGATCCGGGAGGGCTTCGACACCGTCGGGACGCTCATCGAGGCCCACCGCCAGCGGGCCGCGATCACCGAGGCCATGCGCCTGGTCGGCGAGGCGAACGCCTACGTCTCCCGCACCGAGCCGTTCAAGCTGAAGGCCGAGGAGCAGCGCCCGCGCCTGCTGACGGTGCTGCACGTCCTCGCCCAGGCCGTCACCGATCTCAACACGATGCTCGCCCCGTTCTTGCCGCAGTCCGCCAATGCGGTCGAGCGGGCCCTGGGCGGCGACCGGCAGATCGCCCCGCTGCCGCACATCGTGGAGGTCGAGGACCTCGATGGCGGCCCCTCCTACCCCGTCATCACCGGCGACTACACCGACGTCCCGTCCTGGGGACACCACCCGGT
Encoded proteins:
- a CDS encoding ATP-binding cassette domain-containing protein — encoded protein: MTSHTSSLPSTGTAHLRARDLRLARGGRVLHDGLDLTLAPGDRLAVVGENGRGKTTLLEVLAGALEPDAGTLERHGSLGVVQQDLPVTTAERTVGDLLDELLARPLHALAELDEASAALADDVGPAASARYDAALALVTAMDAWDAPRRLEVALDEVEAVTDRTRALATLSVGQRYRVRLAGVLAARDDLLLLDEPTNHLDARGLDHLTRALREHPGALALVTHDRALLADVATAVLDLDPTRDGRALLVGGGLQRWQEVRDRARAAWEEAHRAQQEEHARLSSRAEEARSRLSTGWRPPKGTGKHQRQTRAPGVVRAMNDRLDRLEEHRLDVPPPPPRLTLPAASTTVGAPLLRADDVHVTGRLERTTLRLEGGDRLLVVGPNGAGKTTLLRVLAGELPPDSGGVRVLGGARIARLPQEDERPAVHRGSPGERRRRDLATLFGRRPDVLLLDEPTNHLGISGVDDLLSALEQSPSAVVLATHDRWMLRALAHWPRLVLGGTRTE
- a CDS encoding HAD family hydrolase codes for the protein MAPPPTSLQQLRALVSAHDVRAVVSDLDGVLRVFDPSLWDRLDHRAGVAPGTAFAAILGHPFLEEVTRGRGTHAQWRERCVDELVAQGAAPAAARETVRLWAGTPARLDREVLAHLLRFREDGLGVFVLTNGTDRVPEELDELGLTGFLGPRRRFLLNTADLGAAKPEREAFARAHARLTQELTSVLRPDQVAFLDDSAGHVRGAEEFGWRAVRHDRG
- the metG gene encoding methionine--tRNA ligase: MSTVLSAVAWPYANGPRHIGHVAGFGVPSDVFSRYMRMAGHDVLMVSGTDEHGTPILVEADREGITARELADRNNRLIVEDLVALGLSYDLFTRTTTRNHHQVVQDMFVAVRENGYMVEKSTSGAISPSTGRTLPDRYIEGTCPICGAGGARGDQCDTCGNQLDPTDLIDPVSRINGETPEFIETSHWFLDLPALAGELGRWLDEREATGLWRPNVIRFSQNILDDIKPRAMTRDIDWGIPVPGWEDQPNKRLYVWFDAVIGYLSASIEWARRSGDPEAWRRWWNDPDTLAYYFMGKDNIVFHSQIWPAEMIAQNGAGDKGGEPGKFGELTLPTEVVSSEFLTMEGKKFSSSKGIVIYVRDVLERYQPDALRYFISAAGPENQDADFTWSDFVSRTNNELVAGWGNLINRTAAMIAKNVGEIPPAGDLEEIDEQLLGAIREGFDTVGTLIEAHRQRAAITEAMRLVGEANAYVSRTEPFKLKAEEQRPRLLTVLHVLAQAVTDLNTMLAPFLPQSANAVERALGGDRQIAPLPHIVEVEDLDGGPSYPVITGDYTDVPSWGHHPVAVGQTVVKPVPVFVKLDPAVAEQELERLEAAAETGEGNDDEDAPGHD